From Daphnia magna isolate NIES linkage group LG2, ASM2063170v1.1, whole genome shotgun sequence:
GTACCCAACACTTCTGAAGTACGTCTTAAAATTCCTGGTTGCTGATGTTGTCCACTAGTTGacaaaatgtatttttctgCTTCTTCTCTTAGTTTGCGACTTGGGTTGGTCGGACAAAAGGGCGCAAAATGTATGTTATTAGTACATTGAAGAGACCTGTACCCCTGGAGCACTACTTATATACGGGTTTGACAGGCAAGACAAAGGACGAACGTTTCCTGATTGTCAACGCTGAAGGGGCTTTTGTGCCCAAAGGGTACAATTTTATAgttcattaaatttttttatttgtttgctgTAATTTCAAGttcaagttttcctttttcgcaTAAATTCAATATTGGTTGTTTTGTGACAGATACATGGCCGCAATGGAAGCCAAGAAatctaaagaaaaagatgttaAGCCGAGTAGTGCTGGTGCTGGTAGAGGACGTGGTGCTCCAACCAAAGAAGTTAGCAGAGCACCCGGTGGAGGAGGCCACAAAGGTGCAATCCATTATTTATATAGTTTGGTTAGCATGCAAATAATTTTCTTAGCAAAAATGTTAACCAATTAGGTTGGGGACCTCCACAGGAAAAGAACCTAATGATTGCCCTTCTGGACCATCTCAAGAAACATGATCAGCTTCCTGTTGTGGCTTTTACTTTTTCACGTAACCGTTGTGATCAAAACTCATCCTTGCTCACCTCGGTAGATCTAGTAACAGCTGAAGAACGGGGACGTATTCATCAATTCTTCCAAAAATGTGTGTCGCGTCTAAAGGGATCGGATCAAAAACTACCGCAGGTTAAATACCTATTCTTGCAAATTTTCTCAACATGATTCCACTTTGGTTTTCTCTCTGTAGGTAACGAATATGCAGATTTTATTGAAAAGAGGTATAGGCGTCCATCATAGCGGCATATTACCCATCCTCAAGGAGGTGGTAGAAATGCTTTTCCAAGAAGGACTTGTCAAGGTGCAATCTTCGTTTCTAAATTTATGAATTGTGAAAAACAATTATCTAATCGATTTCAATGTAAAGCTTCTCTTCGCAACTGAAACTTTTGCAATGGGTGTTAATATGCCGGCAAGAACTGTTGTGTTTGACAGTATTCGTAAGCATGACGGAACGGGATTCCGCAATCTACTTCCGGCAGAGTATATCCAGATGGCTGGAAGAGCTGGACGTCGGGGTCTTGACACTACAGGGACAGTTAGTATCTAATTATAGTATTGCATGTTGCCCATTTCTTATTCGTATTCGTATTCATCTACCAAGGTTATCATCCTCTGCAAAAACGATGTGCCTGAATCAAGTGAATTACATGCAATGATGCTGGGTCAGCCCATGAAGCTATCGTCGCAGTTCCGAGTTACCTATTCCATGATTCTTAATCTTTTGCGTGTTGAACACTTGCGTGTGGAAGACATGATGAAGCGGTCATTCGGCGAAGACCATCAACAGTCCAAGCTGGGCAAAGTGAAAGATCAGTTACAGAAGGTAATGcaattgttgtaaaaaaagaaatcagctAATGGCAacttaacatttttttaacgatCTTAGCTCTACGACCAAGTCCAGCAGTTGCCCCAGTTAGCCTGTGATATCTGCATAGACATTGAAAGTTACTATAACAATGCTGCTTCGTATCTTAATTCAAAGGTATTTTTCATGAGTTCATGGTTTTTGTACCTGTGCCTATCTTTCTGCCTATTTTCTAAATGAATTTCATTCTTGGCTGTATCCATATTTTGCAGGAAGAGATGCAAGAAAGCTTATTGACCCATCCTAGCATGATGCGTGAAATGAACCCTGGCCGTGTTTTGATTGTCCAACATCAAGGACGATGCAATAAGCTAGCCGTTCTCCTTTCTATCGATTCAAGATCCAAAGAAAAACTGTACAAGGTTTTAGTGTTGATTAGTGGCGATGGCGAACCGACGAGCAAAAAAGACGACATGATCTGGACAAAGATGCTAGGCATCTCTCAGTTAAAAAAAGGTCTATTTTACCCAACGTCAAGAGTCAACCACGCTGTTGTGCTCCTCAAAGCCAAGCAAATTTGGGAAGTCACCCGCGTTCAGCTCAAAATCGAGTCTGATAAGATTGTTGCCGACTGGGATAATCGCCAAATACCTCGTTTCCGGTAGCTCtcgaaaaaaatgtattcttaaatgaaaaatttaatgtGTTGCGTTCAATGTAGGGACAACCCGCCCGGACCTAGCTGCACGGCAGCTGTTCAAGAATTGTCTCGCCTTTCGCAAACCGCTTCAGTCGAAGTAATCAATCCACTTCAAGATTGGAAGTGGACGAATATGGATCTTGTAGGGAAAATGCAGGAACTGTCGATCTTGTTTAACAGATTGGCATCTGCCACCTGTACGGCTTGCTCTCAATTCGAGCAACATGTAAGAGATAGAATTTGCTGATTACATTTTCTTCACTTTTTCAAGTTTGCTATGCGGGTTCTTAGTTAGAACAAACAAGTGCCTCTATGAGCATCCAAGAAGAATTGCAAAGGACACAGTTTCTTTTGTCTGAGGATAGCTTACTGCATTCGGCCGATTATCATTCCCGTCTCGAAGTTCTCAAGGAACTTAATTATGTTGATGGCAACGGAACTTGTAGGCAATTTCAAGACTATTCtttctaataatattaaaatctACATTTAATTTCAGTACAAATGAAGGGGAAAGTGGCATGCGAAATGGGAAACCACGAGTTAATAATCACGGAGCTGGTTTTCCACAATGTTCTTACGGAACTCCAGCCCGCTGAAATAGCTGCCTTGCTTTCATGTTTGGTATTTCAACAAAAGAACGCAAGTGAACCACATTTGACACCTGTTTTGGAGAAGGtaaatttttctcatttcatttAAACTCCTAAGATCATCacataaaaaattcttttttgttttatcaggGCCGACTTCGTATTCGTGAAATAGCAGAAAAGATTGGGCGTACTCAGCAAGCTTGTGGAATCAAAGAGGCCGTGGGGGATTTTGTGGACCAATTCAGATTTGAGTTGGTGGAAGTCGTTTACGAGTGGGCTAAAGGAATGGTAATTTGCTTCAGTTTACATAAGTGTATACACGCATTATTTCCATTTTCCTAACTTCATTTTCTAAAGCCTTTTGCTGAGATTATGGGTCTAACGGATGTTCAAGAAGGCATGATAGTACGGTGTATTCAGCGCTTAGACGAAACACTGCGTGATGTCCGCGATGCCGCTCGCATCATTGGAGATCCAATACTTTACCAGAAAATGGGAGAAGCTTCTACAGCCATCAAACGAGACATTGTTTTTGCAGCAAGCTTGTATACGCAATAAATGAGTTACTGAGTAAAGTAACAAAATAAGtaaatttgattattttatatatatttaaaacaaacaaaaatagaaaatggcTTAACATTTTAGCgaaaaactaatattttttttccaagtaCCAGATGTGTTTATTACATCTTTGTTTAGGCATTCTAAAGCGAACTTCTAAGACCAGTTTCGAAATTTATTCCGTTCTTGATCAGCCGATTAATCAGCGAAGTTTTGGCAAAAGCCGCTCCAGGAGGATATACACCACCTCTGCAAAAATAATAAGCTTATAAATGTTGGCCAAACgtgaaagaaaactattcGCAATACTCTGAAGGTAGTTTGTCGGCTTCACGGAGAAGTACAAGGGCGGCTTGAATCATGCAGATTGGCGTAGTGACGTAACCCAATTCAGGCCCTGATACCCGAACTACTAATTCCTTTTCTGGCTTGTTGGAGTATGCATCCGTTGGCTCAGTCAGTTTCTCATTCCATCCTTTGCCGACTAGAGTAAGGACAAACGACGTTCCATCTATTTCCTTTTTAGTGGGGCCTTTGTGGTCAAATACTCCGAATGACAACACCTTCGGGTACTGCAAAGAAAAGTGCTTTGTGTACTAAGAATGTATTGCATTCGATGATAAAGCTACCTTTTCCAGCAAACTGCGTCCTACTTTGAAGCTTGCCAACAGACCAAACACGACAGCCGAAAGGATCGTGAGTATAGCAGCTATTATGGAAGAACATTGAAAATATACGGCCATCTGTATTGGtcgtttcttttccttttcgtaGAAATATCGCTGGGATCGCATTACGACAGAG
This genomic window contains:
- the LOC116917997 gene encoding helicase SKI2W, translated to MDGLPFGAPPILLDMKSEIQNYLENPQLLPIHDLEVVQQYWKHDTNIKQLCQAEVAATPTTLLVERDINTGALAEVVEIVTPHAGMTNKTSMSLQRIPGPPSEWVRGNASNVPFWPGGLEWNPSETMSDLLQIDDLMEELCFKKDLKTVPPGFKNGMNFGTSDVNLNLAASLKQKAKPHDTEDKLKTESDSSSVIDLADLLKEKGSIFKWIEEEPVPFQNHKLAEKKSIVMSENEDGDLDDIPVVDISKVLSLSEKQKLKSTDWAEIIDVSTSLDNFNDLVPNPAFTWPFELDRFQKHAIIHLEKGEDVFIAAHTSAGKTVVAEYAIALSQKHLTRAIYTSPIKALSNQKFRDFKTTFTDVGLLTGDVQINAKATCLIMTTEILRSMLYNGSDIIRDLEWVIFDEVHYINDSERGVVWEEVLILLPSHVNIVMLSATVPNTSEFATWVGRTKGRKMYVISTLKRPVPLEHYLYTGLTGKTKDERFLIVNAEGAFVPKGYMAAMEAKKSKEKDVKPSSAGAGRGRGAPTKEVSRAPGGGGHKGWGPPQEKNLMIALLDHLKKHDQLPVVAFTFSRNRCDQNSSLLTSVDLVTAEERGRIHQFFQKCVSRLKGSDQKLPQVTNMQILLKRGIGVHHSGILPILKEVVEMLFQEGLVKLLFATETFAMGVNMPARTVVFDSIRKHDGTGFRNLLPAEYIQMAGRAGRRGLDTTGTVIILCKNDVPESSELHAMMLGQPMKLSSQFRVTYSMILNLLRVEHLRVEDMMKRSFGEDHQQSKLGKVKDQLQKLYDQVQQLPQLACDICIDIESYYNNAASYLNSKEEMQESLLTHPSMMREMNPGRVLIVQHQGRCNKLAVLLSIDSRSKEKLYKVLVLISGDGEPTSKKDDMIWTKMLGISQLKKGLFYPTSRVNHAVVLLKAKQIWEVTRVQLKIESDKIVADWDNRQIPRFRDNPPGPSCTAAVQELSRLSQTASVEVINPLQDWKWTNMDLVGKMQELSILFNRLASATCTACSQFEQHLEQTSASMSIQEELQRTQFLLSEDSLLHSADYHSRLEVLKELNYVDGNGTLQMKGKVACEMGNHELIITELVFHNVLTELQPAEIAALLSCLVFQQKNASEPHLTPVLEKGRLRIREIAEKIGRTQQACGIKEAVGDFVDQFRFELVEVVYEWAKGMPFAEIMGLTDVQEGMIVRCIQRLDETLRDVRDAARIIGDPILYQKMGEASTAIKRDIVFAASLYTQ